In Clostridiisalibacter paucivorans DSM 22131, the genomic stretch ATCTTCATAAGTATAAGCATCCTCAGGTAAATATTTTTCACTTAGTTCTTCTCCATTTAAATATACCTTTCCATCTTTTATTTCCACTATATCTCCTGCTATACCTATAATTCTTTTTATATAATCCTTATCAGGGTCATCAGGAGCCTTTAGTACTACTATATCTCCCCTTTCTGGGTTTCCTAGTATATATACTATCTTATTAGTAAATAATCTATCTTTTTCATCAAGGGTAGGGAACATAGAATGTCCCAGTACATAAGTAGTATTTAATAAGAATGTCTT encodes the following:
- the lepB gene encoding signal peptidase I, producing MGKDIKKEMYEWIKSIALAVIIAILIKTFLLNTTYVLGHSMFPTLDEKDRLFTNKIVYILGNPERGDIVVLKAPDDPDKDYIKRIIGIAGDIVEIKDGKVYLNGEELSEKYLPEDAYTYEDIRVEVPEGEVFVLGDNREKMASKDSRYFGTISIEKIKGKAFFRYYPFDDRFGSLY